ACGTCACCCTCCCGACGCTGTTGTACGGCGCGGCGCTCGTCCGCGACTCCCCCCGCTGGTCGGCGGTCGAGGCGGACCGGGAGGCGCTCCGCGAGTGGGTCGAGGCGTACCTGACGGACCTCGAAGCGGGTCGGGGGAAAAAGCGGTACACCGGGACCGTGCGGAACAACATCTACGCCTGGTGGATCCTCGCTCGGGCGACCGCGGCGGCGTACCTCGACGACCGCGACGCGCTGTCGCGCGCGTTCGACGACTGGCGCGAGCGCGCCCTCGACCAGATCGAGCCGAACGGCCTCCTGAAACACGAGCGACAGCGGGTAGACGGGCTGGAGTACTCGGTGTACGGCCTGAAGGCGCTGACGCTCACCGCGGAGATCGCGCGCCACTACGGCGTCGACCTCTACGGCCACCGGCTCCCGGGCGACGACGCGAGCGCGCTCCTGCGGGCCTTCGAGGGGCACCGCGAGTACGTCGTCGACGCGGGCGACTGGGAGTGGGGGACCGGCGAGAACGGCTACACCGAGGCGGACCGGACGGCGGCGGGGTCGGTGTACGAACTCGCGCACTCGCGGTGGGACCGCCCCGCGTTCCGGCGCGTCGTCGAGTCGATCGGGCGACCGCTGTACGAGCGCCGGGTCCTCGGCTGGACGACGCTGACGCACGCGAATCGCACCGAGCTCGACCTCGGCTGACGCCCGGCGTCGCGGCCGGTTCCTCTCCGACCGACGCCCGGCGTCCCGGCCGGTCCGGCCGACCGCTATCGACCGTTTATCGGAGTATGCCGGGCATAACAAACCGGATCCCCCGCCAACCGGGACACAATGATTCGGATCGAACCGCGTCGGCGGAGGCGGTTCCGGTGACCGACGGCGACGGCCGCGCGTTCGTCCTCGGACTCGACGGCGTCCCGTGGCCGCTCGTCGAGCCCTGGATCGAGGGGGGAGAGCTCCCCGCGTTCGCCCGGCTGGTCGCGGAGGGGGCCTCCGGACCGCTCCGCAGCACGACGCCGGCGAACACGCCGGTCGCGTGGCCCTCCATCGCGACCGGCACTTGGCCCGACCGGCACGGCCTGTACGAGTTCATGCGGCTCGACGCCGACCACAGCCAGCGTCCGTACAACCGCGAGGACCTCCGGCAACCCCCGCTGTGGGAGCTGCTCTCCCCCGCGGTCGTCGCGAACGTGCCGATGACGTACCCGGCCGGCGGCGTCGGTGACGACGGGGCGATGGTCGCCGGGATGATGACGCCGTCGACCGACGCGGACGGGTTCACCGACCCGCCCGAACTGGGCGCGGAGATCCGCGACCGGATCCCCGACTACCGGGTCGGGCTCAAGTGGCACGAGTACAGCGAGGACCGCCGCGAGGAGTTCCGAGAGGACTTCGCGGCGCTGTTCGCGGCGCGTCGCGAGCTGTTAGCGTCGCTCATGGAGCGGGAGGCGTGGCGGCTGTTCTTCTTCACGTTCACGGCGCCGGACCGGCTCCAACACCTGATCTGGGACGATGACGTCATCCTCGACCACTACCGCGAGCTGGACGCCGTCCTCGCGGAGGTGATGGCGTACTGCGACCGGCTGGACGCGACGCTGTACGTCGTCTCCGACCACGGCTTCGGTCCCGTCTCCCGGATCGTCAACGTCAACCGGGCGCTGGCGGACGCCGGACTGCTGACGCCGAAGACGTCGACCGGCGTCCGGGCCGCGCTCTCCCGGGCCGGGGTGACGAAGTCGCGCGTCCTGCGCGGCTTAGCGCGGATCGGCGTCGACGACGAGACGCTCGTCGAGCGGCTCCCGGCGTCGGTCGTCGACAGCGTCGCCCGCGCGGTCCCCGGCGACCACGCCCTCTACGACGTGGACCCCGCGGAGACGCGGGCGTTCCTCCACGGGCTGGGCAGCGTGTACGTCAACGACACCGCTCGGTTCGACGACGGCGCCGTCGACCCCGCGGACGCGGACCGGGTCAAAGCCGAGGTGATCGACGCGCTCTCGGCGCTGACGGACCCCGAAACCGGTGAGCCGGTGCTGTCGGTACACGACGGCGACGAGCTGAATCCGGAGGACGAGTTCGCCCCCGACGTGGTCGTCGAGGGCGCCCCGGGGTACCACGTCAAGCCCGGGCTGGCGGACGACGCGGTCGTCGACGCCGACGGCATCGCCGGCTACCACCGGCCGGAGGGGGTGTTCTTCGCCCGCGGCCCCCCGATAGCGCCCGGGACCGCGGTCGAGGACGCCTCGGTCGTGGACGTGGCGCCGACGCTGCTCCACGCGCTGGGCGAGTCGGTCCCCGCGGCCGCGCATGGCCGGGTGTTGACCGAGGCGTTCGAGCCGGGGTCGCCGCCCGCGACCCGGGACGTGTCCAGGCGGGACCGCGGCGCGTCGGACGCGGCGACCGACGGACCGGGACGCGACGAGGCGGTCGAGGAGCGGCTCCGGGGACTCGGGTACCTATGAACCGCGAGTCGGACGGCTCCGAGAGCGCCCGCGGCAGGCGCTCCTATCTCGCGGCCCTCGGGGCCGCCGCGTCGCTGACCGGCTGTCTCGGCGGCGGCTCCACGGAACCGACGGGCGACTCCGCCGACCCGGGCGCCGACGAGAACGGAAACGGGACGGACGGCGACGGGTCGGCGATCGAGTTCGACGAGGACCGGCTCGAGAGCCGCCACGGCATCGAGTTCGACCGGGTCCGCCACGCGGTCGACGACCTCGGGCTGGACCCGTCGGGGGAGGTCGCCGCGGAGGAGGACGTCGAGTCGGCGCTGTCGGAGGCCGGGACGCTGCTGGCGTTTCCGGAGGGAAGCTATCGGTTCGGCGGCACCGTCTCCCTCGACGCCGAGCGGGTCGGGGTGCTCGGACTTGGCGGCGTCGCGTTCGAGCCCGACTTCGGGTTCGACGGCCTGCTGTTCGACGGGCAGGGCGAGACCCTCGACGAGGTGCTCGTCGAGAACGTCGACGTCGATATCCGCGCGCCGGCCACGACGGCCGGGATCCGGATCAACTGCCGGAGCCGGTTCCACGTCGAGGGCGTCGAGTTCCTCGGCCGCGGGACGAACGGCTCTCCCGGCGGGACGACGAGCGCGTTCCTCCTCGCGATCCGCGACGAGGACGGCCGCGGCGTCCTGCGTGACGCGGTGGCGAAGAAGGGGTCGCGGATCGACGGCTACGAGGGCGGGAACGGCCGGATCGGCGTGTGGGTCGGCTGGTCGAACAAGGGGACGGTCCGAATCGAGGGGTGCGACTTCCGCGAGTTCGGCAACAACGGCGTCTACGGCTCTCGGACCCCCGGAAACGTCGAGATCGTCGACTGCTACTTCCTCAACAACAACGTCTGCGGCCCGCGTATCGGCGGCGCGGGAAGCTACGTCGAGAACTGCACGGTCGAGATAGACGTCGACAGGTACACCGGCGGGGCGATCGATACGACCACGGAGTTCAACACCCGCGCGATAGTCGTCGAGCAGGGCGTTCAGCGGCGGGGCGCCCCCGCGCTCCCCGCGGGGGCGGAGATCCGCGGCTGCACGCTCCGCGCGCTCCGGTCGCCGCGCGCGCAGTCGGTGATAGAGCAGTCGCCGGTGGCGCGCAGCCTCGTCGTCCGCGACACGGCGATCCGGTGCGACGTCGACGGGACGCCGGCGGTGCGCCGCGGGCCGGTGGGGTCGCTGTCCTACCGGCCGGACCGACGGCGGCCGCCGCGCCCGCACTGGACCCGCCTGCGGAACGTCGCGATCGACGGGAGCGCGGCCGGCGGCGCCGCGGTCGACCTCCGCTCGGCGCCCGGGTCGCGGGTGACGGACTGCGAGGTCACCTGCCGCGGCGCGGACCGTGACGGGGTCTACCTCGACCGGTCCCCACGGAGCGAGGTGACCGGGGGGACGATCCGAACGGACGGCCACCCGATCGTCGTCGCCGTCGACCCGGCGGCCTCGGCCGACGCCCTGCTGTGTCTCGGCGTCGAGACCGCCTTGGAACGGACCGGGGACGACGACGGCGGGATCGAACTCACCGCGGACCCGCCCCTGCTTCGGACCCTCGATCAGAGCGCCGGGTCAGACGGCGTCTGTCTCGGCCTCGGTCCCGGCGCGCCGACGCTCCCCGTCGTCGGGTCCCCCTCCGACTCGCTCCGGTTCAGCATCGACGCGCTGGAGGACGGGACCCCGCTCGGCCGCGTCCTCGACCGACCGTGACGGAGACCCGATCGCGGCCGCCGATAGGGGGAACGCAGGGACCGCCACTTCTCGAACCGATCGACGGCGGGTTTCACCCGGTAGGAACTGCTTAATCGCCGGTACGACGCGTTTGACGGGTCGGTCCGAGTCGTGTCATTCGGTAGGCGTTTCCTACCGCCGGATGAACCGTGTTGTTAGGACCCAGGTAACAGCTGGTAACCAATCGGAACCATGCGCCCCTCATCCGGCCAGTTACTGGCGAAAACGAATATGATGGTAACCTCGGAATACCCGAGTATGTCCAAAGAACGGGCACCCGACGACAGCACAGTAGGAGAGGATTATAGGCGAGAAGCCGGAGTAGGGTCCGACTACGAGGACGGTGAGGCGGAAGAAGCGGACGAGAACGACGCGGCGGTCCGAGACGACGGGGACGACGCGGCGAGGCCGGCCGACGCCCGAGACGGGCGGCTGCTCGACCGGCGCGGCTACCTGAAGATGGCCGGCGTCGCCGCGGCCGCGGTCGCCGCCGGCTCGACCGGCGCCGCCGGCGCCGAGGGGACGACGCGCCACGGGATCGAGTTCGATCGCGTGCTCGACGCGGTCGACGACCTGGGGATGGACCCGTCCGGAAACAGCGCGGTGAACGCCCGCCTCGAACACGCGCTCACGGAGGGGACGCTGGTGCGGTTCCCCGAGGGGGAGTACCTGTTCGACGGGGAGTTCGAGATAGACGCCGACCGCGTCGGCGTCCTCGGGGAGGGTGACGTGCGGTTCGTCCCCCGGACGGGCCACACGGGGTTCCTCTTCAACTACGACCCGGTGCCGGACGACGTGCTCATCGAGGGCGTCGACGTCGACATGCGCGCCGACGACACGACGACCGGGATCCGACTGCGGTGCCGGAACCGGTTTCACATCGAGGACGTGGAGTTCCTCGGTCGCGGACTGATCGACAACTCCGGACAGGTCAGCGCCTTCCTGCTCGGGATCACGAGCGAGGACGGCCGCGGCGTCCTGCGTGACGCGGTGGCCAAGAAGGGGTCCCGCGTCGACGGCTACGCGAGGGGGAACGGCCGGATCGGCGTGTGGGTCGGCTGGTCGAACAAGGGGACCGTCCGCATCGAGGGGTGTGACTTCCGCGAGTTCGGCAACAACGGCACCTACTCCTCCCGGACGCCCGGGCAGGTGGAGATCGTCGACTGCTACTTCCTCAACAACAACGCCGCGAACGTGCGCATCGGCGGCGAGGGGAGCTACATAGAGAACTGTACGGTCGAGATCGACTTCGAGAAGTACACCGGACCGGAGCTCGGCGACATCTCGACCGGCTTCGGGATGCGCGGGGTCCAGATCGAGCAGGGCGTTCAGCTCGAAGGGGCCGAGTCGATCCCGGCGGGCGCGGTGGTCCGCGACTGCGAACTGGTGGGGAAGAACGCGCCGAACGGGATCGCCATGCTCAACCTCTCGCCGCAGGGGCGGAGCCTCACCGTCGAGAACACCCGCGTCCGGGTCGACATCGACCGGATGTGGGCGGTCCGCCGCGGTCGACCCGGCACGATCTCCTGGCGCGAGTGGCAGCAGACGGCGCCGAAGCCGCACTGGATCCGGATGGAGAACGTCAGCGTCACCGGGTCGGCGTCCGGCCGGGAAGCGATCAAGCTCGTCGAGGCCGACGACTCGGTCGTCCGGAACTGCTGTATCCATCAGCCGGGGTCGAACCGCGACGGCGTCAAGTTCGAGGACGCGAGCGGCGGCGTCGTCGAGGACTCGACGATCGACGTGACCGGCAAGGAGATCACCTTGGAGAACTCGACGGCGACGAGCTCGTCGATAACCCGGGAGGGGTCGTGTCCGTTCCCGGACCCCGAGCCGGCGTCGACGGACGGCTCCGACGAGACGGACGACGCCGACCCGACCCGACCCGACGGCAGTCAGGAGCTGGTGATCGACGGCGGCCACACCGCCGACCGGATCAGCTACACGTTCGCGGTGGACGGGAGCGTCGCCCCCGGCCCGCGAGCGAACGCGAGCGACACGATAGACGGGACGACCGTCTCCGGACACGTCGAGGGCGGGGTCGACTCCTTCTGGGTGAGCGGCGAGTTCACCGACTTCGAGGTCGACGGCGACGCCGAGGTCCGGCTGGCCGGCGAGGCGGTCGACCCCGCGGACCTGGTCGTCTCGGAGACGGACGACGGGACCGACGACGGCGGTTCGACGGACGAGACGGAGCTGGTGATCGACGGCGGCCACACCGCCGACCGGATCAGCTACGCGTTCGCGGTGGACGGGAGCGTCGCTCCCGGTGACCGCGCCAACCCGGACGACACGATAGACGGGACGACCGTCACCGGGCAGGTGGAGGGCGGGATCGACTCGTTCCTCGTGACGGGCGAGTTCACCGACTTCGAGGTCGACGGCGACGCCGAGATCCGGCTGGCCGGCGAGGCGGTCGACCCCGCGGACCTGGTCGTCTCGGAGACGGGCGACGGGACCGACGACGGTTCCTCGACCGAAAGCGAGACGCTCGTGATCGACGGGAGCGGCACCTACGACCGCGTGAGCTACGCGTTCGAGGTGGACGGGAGCGTCGCGCCCGGCGACCGCGCGAACCCGGGCGACACGATAGACGGGACGACCGTCACCGGACACGTCGAGGGCGGGATCGACTCCTTCGAGGTCGCGGGGGAGTTCACCGCGTTCGATATCGACGCCGACGTGCCGGTCCGACTGGGCGGCGAGACCGTCGATCCCGACGACCTCGTCGTGACGACGCGCACCGTCGCGGTCGACGGGAGCCACACGAGCGAGCGCCTCGCGTACACGTTCGGGACGGACGGGACCGTCGCGCCCGCCGGCGACGTGACCGACGACGCGATCGACGGGTCGACCGCCGCCGGCAGCGTCGCGGGCGGCGTCGACGCCTACGAGGTCACGGGCGCGTTCACGAACTTCCAGGTCGACGGCGACCTGGCCGTGCGGGTCGACGGCGAGCCCGTTGAGCCCGAGGCGCTCGGGACCGAACACGAACTGCCGCACGAGCTGGTGGTCGTCGGTGACGGCGCCGAGGCGAGCTACCTCGTCGAGACGACCGGCTCGGTCGCGAAGCGCGACGGCGGGTGGGGCGCGGAGGAGTCCGACGCCGCGGCCGACGGGGTCGCCAGCGGTACGGTCGCGGACGACCGCGACACGTTCGGCTTCTCCGGGGACGTCACCCGGCTCCGGCTGGACGGCGACGCGTCGCTCAGCTTCCGGAGGTAGACGGATGGAACCACAGCGGCGCGGTCCGCCGGTCGGTCGGCGTCGCGGGCGGTCCGCCGGGAGGCCCGGCGGGGCGTCGGACCGCCGACGGGGGGACCCGTGACCTGGAGTTCGCTCGAGGGCGAGTGGGAAGACCAGCCCGACGACCCGGCCGGGGACGACCTCGGCTACGACCTCGACGAGTGGGAGCGGATCCGGGCGACGGGCGTCGACTCGGAGAAGTACCTCTACCTCCCGGGCGACGAGGAGCTGCTCCGCGAGGAGGCGTTCCTCGTGGTCTCGCCGGAGGCCGTCGCTGACCTGGTCGACAACAGGTAGGGCGCGTCCGCGGCCGCCCGGGGGGAACCCGGAACCGAGCGGCCGAAACGGCCGAAACGGGTAAGCCCCTGACGCTCGAACACCGACGAGATGGAAGAGCCTGCCGACTCGGCGAGGAAGGCCGCGGAGTACCGACACGACGACGGGTCCGCGGAGATCGTGTTCGCGACCGACGACGGTCGGGTCCTCACCGTCCGCGAGTACCCGGACGAGGCGGCGTTCGAGGCGGCCACGGCGGACGCCGAGTACGTCGGGCGACACGAGGGGGTCTCGAACCTCCCCGGCGTCGAGGCGTTCCGCGACGCCGACGAGTCGTAAGGAGACGCTGGTTCCGGAGGGTCCCGTTCGGCGCGGTCGGCGGCCCCTCGGCTCCGTTTGAACTCGGATCTTCGGGCGCTCTCGTCGCGACACACCGGTCTCGGCGGAGCGCGCATTGCCCGGTCGGTTCGGGCTGCGCGTACGGGCGTTCCGACGGCCGCGCGAGGCGCGCGACGCGGAGGGCGGCACCACGAATTATAACGTCTGAAACGCAACAGAAAATATGGGGCCGAAAGACATCGTTGCGGTCGGTGTTACGATTGTTCTCGCCTCCCTGCTTTTGACCCTGTTAACCAGCATTTGGATCGTTCCGATAGGGCTGTTCATATCGCTCGTCGGGGCCCTGCTGTATCTGCTTAAGAGACACCACGAGCGACGAATGGACTCTGAGCGAAGGCGGGCCGGGTGACGCGGCGTCAGTCGGTACGGGTCGGGAGTAACGGAGATCCCTCACGAGTCGCTGACTTCGTCGGCATAAATCTGTGTCGGCCGAAGAGCGACCGGCTTAGAACTCCTCGTTGAGTCGGACCTCATCGTCGGTCACCGTGTGGATGCGGTTCTCTTGGAGCGGATAGTCGTCGCCGTCGGCGTCCGACCAGCCGAGCTTCGAGAGGACGGTGTCCGCGAGGCTCGGGTCCGCGTCCACGTACGCCGTTCCGGACCTGACCTCCGCGATCATCCCGATCTGTTCGCCGTTCGAGTCGACCACCGCTTTCCCCTCGTCGTCGTCGGTTATGTAGTCTCGCTCCATTTCGTTTCACGCTCACTCAGTCGCGAACATTGTTATAGAGGGCATATGCGAGATCCCGCAGCGGTAGGCCCGCACCGACCGGGGGGCACGCGGCGTCGAGCGCGCGGGAACCGGGACGCGGGCGTCGAGCGCGCCGTCCGTCGAGAGGCTCGATTACGGCTCCGACTCGCGCGTCTGGGGCCCTACTCTGACCCCGCGGAGGCGCCCGTCTCCGTGGGCGACGCGACCTCCAGCAGTTGCCCGTAGGCCTTCGCGAGCGACGCGACGTAGCTCACGACGAGGAAGGCGAGCTTCTTGCGCGCGGGGAGGTCGTCCCACCCGCGGACCGAGCGCTCCATGAAGCTCGGCCGCGGGGGGAGGAACGCGGCGGGGTTGAGCGCGGCGAGGAGCGGCGACCCGTAGCGGTCGGGGTAGTACCGCCGGAGCTGGGTCTTCCCGCGCCCGACGCGCTTGGACTTCCGGAGGAGCGCGCCGAGCGTCGTCCGCGTCGGGTGGTACATGACGACGTCCGCGGCGTATTCGAGAGACCGACCGCTCGCCGCGACGCGGTTCCCGAACTCCATGTCCCCGCCCGACCGGAGGCGCGGGTCGAACCCGCCGACCTCCGCGAGGAGCGACCGTCGGACCACCAGCGAACAGGTGGGCGCGAACGAGAGCTCGTCGACGAACCGCTCGACGTGGAGGTCGTTGCGGCGGTTGTACTCGGCGGCCAGCCCCTCGCCGCCGGCCGTGAACAGTTGGACGTCGCAGCCGACGTACTCGGCGTCCGTCCGCGACATTCGCCGCGCCACGCGCTCGACCCAGCCGGGGTCGACGACCATGTCGGCGTCGACGAAGGCGATCACCTCTCCCGTCGTCGCGGCAATGCCCGCGTTGCGCGCGGCGTATGAGCCCTGTACCTCGTCCTCGACGAGCAACTGGAGGCCGTCGAACGCCCCGAGGGACTCGCGGACGACGTCGCGCGTCTCGTCGGTCGACCCGTTGTCGACGACGATCACCTCGTACCGGGCCGCGGGGAACGACTGCCTGCGAAGCGAGTCGAGCGTCGCCTCGATCCCCGCCGGGTCGTTGTACACGGGGATCACGACCGAGACGAACGGGAGCCCCTCGTCGCCCGCGGCGGCGGTGTTCCCCGCGTCGGCGGCGTCGGTAGCGTCCGCGTCGTCGGGGAGGGGATCGGGGGTCGACGTGGTCTGTTGGGGAGTCACACCGGAGGCGTCCGCGACGACGCACATTGTTATAGGAGCCGTACCGCCGGGTCGGGCGCGCGATCGAGACGCTCGGTCCGGCGCGCTCGTCGCCGCGCCGCCCGGCCCGGCGCCCCGAACGGGTAGGCGGTCTATACTCTTTGGGCGGTGGCGGCGTTGTCCGCCCGGAATGGTCTACGACGTCGCGGTCATCGGCACGGGTCCCGACCCCTCCGACCCCGGTCGAGACGGCTACGCGATGGGGTATCGCCACGGGCGCGCCTACGCGGACAACGCCGACTGCGAACTGGTCGCGTGCGCGGACATCGTCCCCGAGAACGGCGCGGCGTTCGCGGAGGCGTTCGACCTCGGGGCGGACGCCGCCTACGAGGACTACGAGGAGCTGCTCGCGGCGGTCGAGCCGGACCTCGTGAGCGTCTGCGTCCCGCCGGGGATCCACGCCGACATCGTCGTCGGCTGCGCCGAGAGCGGCCGCGTCGAGGCGATCCACTGCGAGAAGCCGATGGCGGACACCTGGGGCGACTGTCGGGAGATGGTCCGGGCGTGCGACCGCGCCGACGTCCAACTGACGATCAACCACCAGCGCCGGTTCGGCGCGCCGTTCCGGAAGGCCAAGCGGCTGATCGCGAACGGCGAGGTCGGGACCCTGCGGCGGCTGGAGTTCGCGGACGAGACGCTGTTCGACGCCGGGGTCCACCAGGTCGATCTCTGTCAGTTCTTGACCGACGGGACCGACGTGGACTGGGTCGCGGCGCAGGTCGACTACCGGGAGGAGAACGTCTGGTTCGGGACGCCGAACGCCACGCAGGCGCTCGTCCAGTGGCGCTACGACGACGGGACGTTCGGCCTCGCGACGACCGGCGACTCCAGCCCTCCGGGGGCGTGTTACCTCCGGGTCGTCGGCGCCGACGGCGTCGTCGAACTCGGCGTCGACGACGGTCCCACGCTCCGGTACCGGACGGACGGCGGGGCGTGGACGGCGGTCGACACGGACGGGGAGAACCTCCACGGCCGCGACTCGCCGGGGTACCTCGGCGCCGCGGTGGGGAAGATCCGGTCGCGGCTCCCGCTCGTGTCGACCGCGGACCGGACGGCGCCGATCTTCATCGAGCGGGCGATAGCCGACGCGGTCGACGGACTGAAGCGGGACGTGGAGCCGGAGCTCTCCGGGCGGAACGCGCTCCGGGCGACCGAGGTGATCTTCGCCGCTTGGGAGTCGGCGCGGCGCGGCGGGCGGGTCGACCTCCCGCTCGAAGTTGAGGACAACCCGCTCGCCGCCATGATCGACTCCGGGCGGTTGGGGCCCGGGGCGAGCGAGTCGGGGGACGCGGAGGGCGCCGCGGCCGAGCGCGGATCGACCGCCGCCGACGGGGGCGACGGCGTCGACGGGAACGGCGGCGACGAGGGGAGCGACGAAGACGAGGGCAGCGACGCCGACGAGCGCGGCGGCCCGTCGGAGTCGGACCGGTGACGCGTCGCTGATGGACCGGACCCACTCGGCGCGGACGACCGAGCGCGGGGTCGCCGGCGCGCGGAGCGAGCCGCTCGGGCTCGGCGCCGAGGCGCGGATCGGCGGGGTCCGCGACGGGCGGCTCTACTGGACGCGCGGCCGGACGGTCGGCGTCTGGACCCCCTCCGGGGGACGCGTCGCGCTCGGGACGCTCCCGACGCCCGGCGACGGCGACCCCGACGTCGCCTTCCGCCTTCGACACGGCCGGTTCGCGAAGGGCCTGTTGCGCCCGGTCGTCGGCTCGTGGACGACGACGAACCTGTGGCCGCTGCGCGGCGGGACCCTGCTCGCGACGGTCGGCCGTCGGGTGTTCCGCTCCGGCGACCGCGGGCGGTCGTGGGCGCCGGTCCACCGGCTCCCCGACTCCTCCGGGCCGATGGGCGTCCTCCCCACGTCGGTCTGTCTCCACGGCGGCGACGTCTACTTGGCCGAGTACACGCTCGGGGACGACCCCGCGCGGATCCTCCGGAGCGGGGACGACGGTCGGAGCTTCGAGACCCACGTCGAGACGACCGCCGTCCGTCACTTCCACGGCGTCTTCGACGACCCGTTTCGGGACGACCTGTGGGCGACGTCCGGCGACGCCGACGACGAGAGCGCCGTCGGTCGCGTCGACGACGGCGAGTTCGTCCGCGCCGGGAGCGGGAGCCAGCGCTGGCGGGCGGTCGGGCTGGCGTTCGCGCCGACGGCCGTGCTGTGGGGGATGGACTGCTCGTACGCGGAGCGCGTGGAACTCCTGCGGCTGCGACGCGACGGCCCGGCGGAGCCGACGACGGTCGGGGACACCGACGCGTCGGCGTATTACACCGCGACGCTGCCGGTCGACGGCGAGCTCTGGGTCGCGGTCGCCACCGCGGCGGAGGTCGGTGCGGACAGCACCGCGCCCGACGGCCAGGGCAACCGCAGCGGCGACGCCGCGCGGGTGTTGGTGACCTCCTCCGCGTCGTCGTACGAGACGTGGTACGAGCTGGCGGCGTTCCCCCGCCGCCGGCCGCTCGGCGCGCACCTCCCGGGCATTCCGACCGCGAGCGCGTACGTGTTCCTCGCCGCCGACGAGGAGCTGGGACTGTTCGTCAACCCCTTCAACGCGCGGAGCGACGGCGGCTCCGTGATCCGCGTCCCACCGGAGGCGCTGTCGCGGGTCGCCGAGGAGACGCCTGCCATCGGCGCGCGCGACGACGAGTGACCCGCCGCAGTACGGGTGCTCCGCCGACCGGAAACTACTCGAACTGGTCGTCGTACTGGTC
The sequence above is a segment of the Halorubrum sp. 2020YC2 genome. Coding sequences within it:
- a CDS encoding Gfo/Idh/MocA family oxidoreductase — protein: MVYDVAVIGTGPDPSDPGRDGYAMGYRHGRAYADNADCELVACADIVPENGAAFAEAFDLGADAAYEDYEELLAAVEPDLVSVCVPPGIHADIVVGCAESGRVEAIHCEKPMADTWGDCREMVRACDRADVQLTINHQRRFGAPFRKAKRLIANGEVGTLRRLEFADETLFDAGVHQVDLCQFLTDGTDVDWVAAQVDYREENVWFGTPNATQALVQWRYDDGTFGLATTGDSSPPGACYLRVVGADGVVELGVDDGPTLRYRTDGGAWTAVDTDGENLHGRDSPGYLGAAVGKIRSRLPLVSTADRTAPIFIERAIADAVDGLKRDVEPELSGRNALRATEVIFAAWESARRGGRVDLPLEVEDNPLAAMIDSGRLGPGASESGDAEGAAAERGSTAADGGDGVDGNGGDEGSDEDEGSDADERGGPSESDR
- a CDS encoding glycosyl hydrolase produces the protein MDRTHSARTTERGVAGARSEPLGLGAEARIGGVRDGRLYWTRGRTVGVWTPSGGRVALGTLPTPGDGDPDVAFRLRHGRFAKGLLRPVVGSWTTTNLWPLRGGTLLATVGRRVFRSGDRGRSWAPVHRLPDSSGPMGVLPTSVCLHGGDVYLAEYTLGDDPARILRSGDDGRSFETHVETTAVRHFHGVFDDPFRDDLWATSGDADDESAVGRVDDGEFVRAGSGSQRWRAVGLAFAPTAVLWGMDCSYAERVELLRLRRDGPAEPTTVGDTDASAYYTATLPVDGELWVAVATAAEVGADSTAPDGQGNRSGDAARVLVTSSASSYETWYELAAFPRRRPLGAHLPGIPTASAYVFLAADEELGLFVNPFNARSDGGSVIRVPPEALSRVAEETPAIGARDDE